A portion of the Bifidobacterium sp. ESL0800 genome contains these proteins:
- a CDS encoding ATP-dependent helicase encodes MDTRDTQAKLQGLDDAQRAAATALDGPVRIIAGAGAGKTRTVTRRIAYACAKGEWDPSRTLAVTFSVKAADEMRQRLASLGVAGQVTAATFHSAALHQLRKVWYDISIAPFPHVIADPQEIIARALKRATGSDQYDGIARRDLLAEINWAKVSLIAPEDYQRVCAATHRMPPAGLDPQRFTDVYTCYEQEKTSRGEMDFNDILLLTCHVLGGFEEQAAQIQQSVGWLTVDEYQDVSPLQHRLMDLWLGDNRNVCVVGDPAQTIYSFAGASSYDLLNFAGEFGDLRADINLNTDYRSTPQVVSMANRVLASAPDRDQYLRLVSARDKGEGMRVVKTAYDSDAEEAQGVAGRIAQFVAQGAKPSQCAVLTRLNAQQQVVCKALKSQGIAYRTRHDVGVQDTVLQDDNESRREAMEILASRREPGVTVSSIHAAKGLEFKHVFIIGCSEGLLPYGSPAPGDALEEERRLFYVAVTRAEDSLHLSYARSKDGVSTFSRTPSRFW; translated from the coding sequence ATGGACACCAGGGATACGCAGGCCAAGCTTCAAGGGCTTGACGACGCCCAACGCGCGGCCGCCACGGCCCTTGACGGCCCGGTTCGCATCATTGCCGGTGCCGGTGCGGGCAAGACGCGCACCGTCACACGGCGCATCGCCTATGCCTGCGCCAAAGGCGAGTGGGATCCGAGCCGGACGCTCGCGGTGACGTTTTCGGTGAAGGCCGCCGATGAGATGAGGCAGCGATTGGCATCGCTCGGCGTTGCAGGCCAGGTCACCGCGGCCACTTTCCATTCCGCCGCCTTGCACCAATTGCGCAAGGTCTGGTACGACATCAGCATCGCTCCCTTCCCGCATGTCATTGCCGATCCGCAGGAAATCATCGCGAGAGCGCTCAAACGGGCCACCGGATCCGACCAATACGACGGTATCGCCAGGCGCGATCTGCTTGCCGAGATCAACTGGGCCAAGGTCTCGCTGATAGCCCCGGAGGATTACCAACGTGTCTGCGCGGCCACGCATAGGATGCCGCCGGCCGGGCTTGACCCGCAACGTTTCACCGACGTCTACACCTGCTATGAACAGGAGAAGACCTCACGCGGCGAAATGGATTTCAACGACATCCTGCTGTTGACCTGCCATGTGCTTGGAGGTTTTGAGGAGCAGGCCGCGCAGATTCAGCAGTCCGTCGGCTGGCTCACCGTCGACGAGTATCAGGACGTCTCACCCCTGCAGCACCGCCTGATGGACCTTTGGCTGGGCGATAATCGCAACGTGTGCGTGGTGGGCGACCCGGCCCAGACGATCTATTCCTTCGCCGGGGCTTCGAGCTACGACCTGCTCAATTTCGCGGGGGAGTTCGGTGATCTGCGCGCCGATATCAATCTCAATACCGATTACCGCTCCACGCCTCAGGTCGTCTCGATGGCCAACCGTGTCCTTGCTTCCGCGCCGGACCGGGACCAATACCTGCGTCTGGTTTCCGCCAGAGACAAAGGCGAAGGTATGCGTGTGGTCAAAACCGCCTACGACAGCGACGCCGAGGAGGCGCAAGGCGTGGCCGGTCGCATCGCCCAGTTCGTCGCTCAAGGCGCCAAACCGTCGCAGTGCGCGGTGCTCACACGTCTCAACGCCCAGCAGCAGGTGGTCTGCAAGGCCTTGAAATCGCAGGGAATCGCCTACCGCACCCGTCACGACGTCGGGGTGCAAGACACGGTACTTCAGGACGACAATGAAAGCCGTCGCGAGGCCATGGAGATTTTGGCGAGCAGGCGCGAGCCGGGGGTCACGGTCTCTTCGATCCATGCCGCGAAGGGTCTGGAATTCAAGCACGTGTTCATCATCGGTTGCTCGGAAGGCCTGCTGCCGTACGGTTCCCCGGCTCCCGGCGACGCCTTGGAGGAGGAGCGCCGCCTCTTCTACGTGGCCGTCACCCGAGCCGAGGATTCCCTGCATCTTTCCTACGCACGCAGCAAGGACGGCGTCTCGACCTTTTCGCGCACTCCAAGCCGCTTTTGGTAG
- a CDS encoding phosphotransferase, with translation MTLRSKFMLAALASAAMPETSMAGVCEYNRSDKADNDAGIDYAVVQDTAGRQYDVFVSSDPKGKKLLAGRAKAAGVLASSHEMSGLGFALDRALAFSTAGKGSATGKNSVLVAPHVEGEARQLDLLTCQDAASVGTAIGAIHRQRTDFLDDAKFPAFTTGQIRAQLTGWIKRLQQAGHVPPAITSSWAKIIDTEGLWSFSTTLTHGGFADGDFLFSGSTITAVNNWQDMQINDPARDLAWMFAKMDEDHRNALMNAYGGIMGSRIDDLILLRANLWLQMQQVGDFIEALSRADNARILQFKAQVEHLAHQLTVVANKAKGAATAASAVVPAKDDAPSSKSEHNDSRHSYEQEEDESDRTGSAEVTKLVEASDSTADRPVHFKPSRSYALEDEDDDRTDDRQKPATAGKPSYPDMPNPSSSATMVLSEAEKKPVLSDDEADDPENENNAETRADDENDQNGRSEVSWHVQYSQEDDVYSGSATRGKVDHDAPTALIPLLEQEQQALHDAQMGLEEAEEKAEKNRSLSSTEIETQDERDDGDVEAAESGIEKEPDDAVQQDDVSNDDAPAGYDVSASDETDRDDRDSGDADSQPESDDSADADHTSSTSNDER, from the coding sequence GTGACTTTACGAAGCAAGTTTATGCTGGCGGCCCTCGCCTCAGCCGCCATGCCCGAGACATCCATGGCCGGGGTGTGCGAGTACAACCGCAGCGACAAGGCCGACAATGACGCCGGCATCGATTACGCCGTGGTGCAGGACACGGCAGGACGGCAGTACGACGTGTTCGTATCCAGCGATCCAAAAGGCAAAAAGCTTCTCGCGGGACGTGCGAAAGCGGCTGGCGTTCTTGCCTCGTCCCATGAAATGAGCGGATTGGGCTTCGCGCTGGACCGCGCGTTGGCGTTCAGTACCGCGGGGAAAGGCAGCGCAACCGGCAAAAACTCGGTGCTGGTCGCACCACACGTCGAGGGAGAGGCACGCCAACTTGATTTGCTGACCTGCCAGGACGCGGCGAGCGTGGGCACCGCCATCGGGGCCATCCACCGCCAGCGCACGGATTTCCTTGACGATGCGAAATTCCCGGCGTTCACCACCGGACAGATTCGAGCCCAGCTGACCGGCTGGATCAAACGACTGCAACAGGCCGGCCATGTGCCGCCTGCCATCACATCCAGCTGGGCCAAGATCATCGACACCGAAGGCCTCTGGTCCTTCTCCACCACCCTGACCCATGGAGGATTTGCGGACGGGGATTTCCTCTTCTCCGGTTCCACCATCACGGCCGTGAACAATTGGCAGGACATGCAGATCAACGACCCCGCACGCGACCTGGCTTGGATGTTCGCCAAAATGGATGAAGACCATCGCAATGCACTGATGAACGCCTATGGCGGGATCATGGGCTCGCGAATCGACGACCTCATCCTCCTCCGCGCCAACCTTTGGCTGCAAATGCAACAGGTCGGCGATTTCATCGAAGCGTTGTCCCGCGCGGACAATGCGAGGATCCTGCAGTTCAAAGCGCAGGTCGAGCATCTCGCGCATCAGCTGACGGTGGTCGCCAACAAGGCCAAGGGCGCGGCAACCGCGGCCTCGGCGGTCGTGCCCGCGAAAGACGATGCCCCCTCTTCAAAGAGCGAACACAACGATTCGCGGCATTCCTACGAACAGGAGGAGGACGAAAGCGACAGGACCGGTTCAGCCGAAGTCACCAAACTTGTCGAGGCAAGCGACAGCACCGCCGACCGTCCGGTACATTTCAAGCCGTCACGTTCCTACGCCTTGGAAGACGAAGACGATGACCGCACCGACGACCGGCAGAAGCCGGCGACAGCGGGCAAGCCCTCCTACCCCGACATGCCGAATCCTTCATCTTCGGCCACGATGGTGCTGAGCGAGGCCGAAAAGAAGCCCGTCTTGAGCGATGACGAAGCAGACGACCCCGAAAACGAAAACAACGCCGAAACGCGGGCCGACGACGAGAACGACCAAAACGGCAGATCCGAAGTCTCTTGGCACGTCCAGTATTCGCAAGAGGACGACGTCTACAGCGGGTCGGCAACGAGAGGAAAGGTCGACCACGACGCCCCCACGGCCCTGATTCCCCTGCTTGAACAGGAGCAGCAGGCATTGCACGATGCTCAGATGGGGCTTGAGGAAGCCGAGGAAAAGGCCGAAAAGAATCGTTCTCTATCGAGTACCGAGATCGAAACCCAAGACGAACGGGACGACGGCGACGTAGAGGCGGCCGAATCCGGAATCGAAAAAGAACCGGATGACGCGGTCCAACAGGATGACGTATCAAACGATGACGCCCCAGCCGGTTATGATGTGTCGGCATCCGACGAAACCGACCGCGATGATCGTGATTCCGGTGACGCGGACAGCCAGCCCGAATCAGACGATTCCGCAGACGCCGACCACACCAGTTCAACGAGCAACGACGAGAGATAA
- a CDS encoding DUF3107 domain-containing protein has translation MDVELGIQNVARPVNFTTDNSAEEVSKAISDAVSKGEPIDLVDDKDRHIMVPAGALGYAIVGSETKHAVGFGAL, from the coding sequence ATGGATGTCGAACTCGGAATCCAAAACGTGGCACGTCCGGTCAATTTCACGACCGACAACAGCGCTGAAGAAGTGAGCAAAGCCATTTCGGACGCCGTGTCGAAAGGCGAGCCAATCGACCTGGTCGACGACAAAGACCGTCATATCATGGTGCCGGCAGGCGCTCTGGGCTATGCCATCGTCGGTTCGGAGACCAAGCATGCCGTCGGGTTCGGAGCCCTTTAG
- a CDS encoding PHP domain-containing protein — MTSDEYNDCGPVSGWDLHCHTVFSDGTKTPAELVDIACAKGLHGVAITDHDTTAGWNDARIAAESRGLTLLRGSEITAQDDHVSVHMLAYLYDPENEGIVELFRSTRQARIERARRMVSRLAEDFPITWDDVRDQIKKGEETTVGRPHMADALVAAGFYRTRSEAFAGAISSSSKYYIPTPSPTALQVVQVVRQAGGVSVVAHPGDYSRNRILLSASQIRRLADAGLGGLEVWHRGNGSDERRRLLNLADELGLLVTGGSDWHGAGKPNELGENLTSDDVVAQIVQRGAIGLVS; from the coding sequence ATGACTAGCGACGAATATAACGATTGCGGCCCGGTTTCCGGTTGGGACCTTCACTGTCATACGGTCTTTTCCGATGGTACCAAGACTCCCGCCGAACTGGTCGACATTGCATGTGCAAAAGGACTGCACGGCGTCGCAATCACCGACCATGATACCACTGCGGGTTGGAATGATGCACGGATTGCCGCTGAAAGTCGGGGTTTGACGTTGTTGCGCGGCAGCGAAATCACCGCACAGGACGACCATGTTTCCGTTCACATGCTTGCCTATCTCTACGATCCCGAAAACGAAGGCATCGTTGAGCTGTTCCGTTCGACGCGCCAAGCCCGTATCGAGCGCGCCAGGCGGATGGTCTCGCGTCTGGCCGAGGATTTTCCCATCACTTGGGACGATGTGAGAGACCAAATCAAAAAAGGCGAGGAGACGACGGTGGGTAGGCCCCACATGGCCGATGCGTTGGTGGCGGCAGGGTTCTACCGCACGCGCTCCGAGGCGTTTGCTGGAGCCATCTCGTCTTCCAGCAAGTATTACATACCGACGCCTTCGCCTACCGCCTTGCAGGTCGTGCAGGTGGTTCGGCAGGCCGGAGGGGTGAGCGTCGTCGCCCATCCCGGCGATTACAGCCGCAACAGGATTTTGCTTTCCGCCTCCCAGATCAGGCGACTGGCCGATGCTGGATTGGGCGGGCTTGAGGTGTGGCATCGTGGAAACGGAAGCGACGAGCGCCGGCGTCTGTTGAACCTTGCCGACGAGCTCGGCTTGCTGGTCACGGGAGGTTCGGACTGGCATGGGGCCGGCAAGCCGAACGAGTTGGGAGAGAATCTGACCTCGGATGACGTCGTGGCGCAAATCGTGCAACGCGGTGCCATCGGATTGGTCTCCTGA
- a CDS encoding vitamin K epoxide reductase family protein — protein sequence MERASIAPNGQPTLEFSDNREPKGFFHGPIWNYGVMCLGAGIGLFASLMLAADTLKLARNPNKALGCDVNSVLSCSTVAESWQAEIIKIGGLSFPNAFFGICFYSVFVTVAVVGACNVKLPYWFSAAAWIGGVTCIAYAYWLMSQSMFVIKALCPWCMTMMFATTFMFMGLTHATVTVQKIPRKHWRKGLNTYYRMRYDWMVDIVWIFAIIALIFVKEGAAIFA from the coding sequence ATGGAACGAGCATCGATCGCTCCCAACGGCCAACCGACCCTTGAATTTAGCGACAACCGCGAACCCAAAGGGTTCTTCCATGGACCCATCTGGAACTATGGAGTGATGTGCCTAGGCGCAGGCATCGGCCTGTTCGCCTCGCTGATGCTGGCAGCCGATACCCTGAAGCTGGCCCGCAACCCGAACAAGGCGTTGGGCTGCGATGTGAACTCCGTGCTCTCCTGCTCCACCGTCGCGGAATCCTGGCAGGCCGAGATCATCAAGATCGGCGGACTGAGCTTCCCGAACGCGTTCTTCGGCATCTGTTTCTATTCGGTCTTCGTCACCGTCGCGGTGGTCGGCGCCTGCAACGTCAAGCTTCCTTACTGGTTCTCGGCAGCGGCCTGGATCGGCGGCGTCACCTGCATCGCTTACGCCTATTGGCTGATGAGCCAGTCCATGTTCGTCATCAAGGCACTCTGCCCTTGGTGCATGACCATGATGTTCGCCACCACGTTCATGTTCATGGGGCTGACACATGCCACGGTAACGGTACAGAAAATCCCACGCAAGCATTGGCGTAAGGGCCTCAATACCTACTATCGCATGCGTTACGACTGGATGGTCGACATCGTCTGGATCTTCGCGATCATCGCGCTCATCTTCGTCAAGGAAGGCGCCGCGATCTTCGCCTGA
- the dapF gene encoding diaminopimelate epimerase, giving the protein MSLPHFVYKGHGTGNDFVIYIDREGRFEPTGDEVRHVCDRHFGIGADGLIRLTKPEYVSDLSAFQVALCRDGDAQWFMDYRNADGTLAEMCGNGTRVTTLLAQRAGFAEAPGGAPFRLGTRAGIKTLLSLGAAAPYGDDVFQVSLGAGRIGELDTYKVTIAGTVGEAAGTFVDMGNPHVVSVLQDGKATLPALEDLNLVVKPTVMPSIETDQNAEFVRIDACDKAADTGRATMRVNERGCGETLSCGTGLGATAVTLRAKTGVSHWDIAIRGGLVHVDVSDDDVLLTGAAVIVAKVELL; this is encoded by the coding sequence ATGAGTCTTCCGCACTTCGTCTATAAAGGCCACGGTACCGGCAACGATTTCGTCATCTACATCGACCGCGAGGGCCGTTTCGAGCCGACCGGCGACGAGGTTCGCCATGTCTGCGACCGTCATTTCGGCATTGGTGCCGACGGCCTGATACGTCTGACGAAACCGGAGTATGTCAGCGACCTTTCCGCTTTTCAGGTGGCGCTTTGCCGCGACGGCGATGCGCAATGGTTCATGGACTATCGCAATGCCGACGGGACCCTGGCGGAGATGTGCGGCAACGGTACCCGTGTGACGACGTTGCTCGCCCAACGCGCCGGCTTTGCCGAGGCCCCGGGCGGCGCGCCTTTCAGACTGGGTACGCGAGCCGGAATCAAAACGTTGCTTTCGCTGGGTGCGGCGGCGCCATACGGCGACGATGTGTTTCAAGTGAGCTTGGGAGCCGGCAGGATCGGTGAGTTGGACACCTATAAGGTCACCATTGCCGGGACTGTTGGTGAGGCCGCTGGGACTTTTGTGGATATGGGCAATCCCCACGTCGTATCCGTCCTTCAAGACGGCAAGGCCACGCTTCCTGCGCTCGAGGATCTGAATCTCGTCGTCAAGCCGACGGTCATGCCGTCAATCGAGACCGATCAGAACGCTGAATTCGTGCGTATCGACGCCTGTGACAAAGCCGCCGACACGGGTCGTGCCACGATGCGGGTCAATGAACGTGGGTGCGGGGAAACGCTTTCCTGCGGCACCGGGCTTGGCGCCACAGCGGTGACGTTGAGAGCGAAAACCGGAGTGAGTCATTGGGACATCGCCATTCGCGGCGGGCTCGTGCATGTCGACGTCAGCGACGACGACGTACTGCTTACCGGTGCCGCTGTAATCGTGGCGAAGGTGGAGCTGCTGTAA
- the murI gene encoding glutamate racemase, whose product MASNAPIGVFDSGLGGISVVREIRRQMPNERIIYFGDSANAPYGTKTPEKVRRLSFAIVERFVRLGVKAIVIACNTATSAAVDDLRATYDLPIISMEPALKVACDRGNGTPQRVIVAATPLTLREKKFTALMHRFSATNTIYRQPCPDLVEIVEHDRLEDHELVMATLHRYFDGYDLGSIDSVVLGCTHFVFYRDYFRQLLPASTAIIDGNEGTARHLHDLLEASDELTDPTAVGSVTLQNSDTSERMAALAAKRLDF is encoded by the coding sequence ATGGCATCAAACGCTCCGATAGGCGTGTTCGACTCGGGACTGGGCGGTATCTCGGTGGTGCGGGAAATACGCAGGCAAATGCCGAACGAGCGCATCATCTATTTCGGCGATTCGGCCAACGCCCCGTACGGTACCAAGACGCCTGAAAAGGTGCGCAGACTTTCCTTCGCCATCGTCGAACGCTTCGTGCGCCTGGGCGTCAAGGCCATCGTCATCGCCTGCAACACCGCCACTTCGGCCGCCGTCGATGATCTGCGGGCGACCTACGACCTGCCCATCATCAGTATGGAACCGGCGCTGAAAGTGGCATGCGACCGTGGGAACGGAACACCGCAACGCGTCATCGTCGCCGCCACCCCGCTGACGCTTCGTGAAAAGAAGTTCACCGCGTTGATGCACCGTTTCAGCGCCACCAACACCATCTACCGCCAGCCTTGCCCGGACCTCGTGGAAATCGTGGAGCACGACCGGCTGGAAGACCACGAGCTGGTCATGGCCACCTTGCATCGCTATTTTGACGGCTATGACCTCGGCTCCATCGACTCCGTGGTGCTCGGCTGCACGCATTTCGTCTTTTACCGCGACTATTTCCGGCAGCTGCTTCCCGCCTCCACCGCCATCATCGACGGCAATGAAGGCACCGCCCGTCATCTGCACGACCTGCTCGAAGCCTCCGATGAGCTGACCGATCCCACCGCCGTTGGCAGCGTGACGCTTCAGAACTCGGACACCAGCGAGCGCATGGCCGCCCTGGCCGCCAAACGCCTCGACTTCTGA
- a CDS encoding patatin family protein, whose protein sequence is MTKTALIDVGGGFRSIFGAGVMDKLMDLGIAVDKCYGVSAGSANMISYISGQRGRTYTFYTQYASRKEYASADNFIKLHNYANLDYIYGTLSNSDGEYPVDYTAFAASPTKFTVVACDARNGYARYFDKSDVHQDDYDIMKASSAVPVACEPYVIDGVPYYDGGIADPIPVELAVREGYDRIVLILTHRRDFVREAKKDAAPAALLKRTYPAAAERLKNRYRTYNEEMQVAEKLASEGKVLILAPDDLCGLDTLSKTDEGLEAMYRKGLDAADAIPEFLAS, encoded by the coding sequence ATGACGAAAACTGCTTTGATCGACGTCGGCGGGGGCTTCCGTTCCATTTTCGGTGCGGGCGTGATGGACAAGCTCATGGACCTCGGCATCGCCGTCGACAAGTGCTACGGCGTCTCCGCGGGCAGCGCGAACATGATCTCCTATATCTCCGGCCAGCGCGGACGCACCTATACGTTCTATACGCAGTATGCCAGCCGCAAGGAATACGCGAGCGCCGACAACTTCATCAAGCTGCACAATTACGCCAATCTGGACTACATCTACGGCACGCTTTCGAATTCCGACGGCGAATATCCGGTGGATTATACGGCCTTCGCCGCCTCCCCTACCAAGTTCACCGTGGTGGCCTGCGACGCCCGCAACGGCTACGCGCGCTATTTCGACAAGTCGGATGTGCACCAGGACGACTACGACATCATGAAAGCCTCCAGCGCGGTGCCGGTGGCCTGCGAACCCTACGTCATCGACGGGGTTCCCTATTACGACGGCGGCATCGCCGACCCGATTCCGGTCGAACTGGCAGTGCGCGAAGGCTACGACCGCATCGTGCTCATCCTCACCCACCGGCGTGATTTTGTGCGCGAGGCCAAGAAGGACGCCGCGCCCGCAGCGCTGCTGAAGCGGACATACCCCGCTGCCGCGGAACGGCTCAAGAACCGCTATCGCACCTACAACGAGGAGATGCAGGTCGCCGAAAAGCTTGCCTCCGAGGGCAAGGTGCTGATCCTGGCACCCGACGACCTGTGCGGGCTCGATACGCTGAGCAAGACCGACGAAGGCCTGGAAGCGATGTACCGCAAGGGACTCGATGCGGCCGATGCCATCCCCGAGTTTCTTGCCAGCTGA
- a CDS encoding SPFH domain-containing protein, producing MVGLIFLIVVLVIIIALIIAGIFVVPQQQAYVIERFGKFLKVQLAGIHLKIPFVDRIATKTNMRVNQLNVKLETKTLDNVFVTVVASTQFRVDPNNVATAYYELRDPAGQLRSYVEDALRSAIPALSLDDAFAKKDDVAADVQKTVGGEMAKFGFTVVKTLITAIDPSPAVKTAMDSINAAQREKEATRQRADAQRIQIETQATADAEKTRLQGEGQANYRREIANGIVDQIKSLQAVGMNIADVNNVVLFNQYLDVMRSLSESGNAKTVVLPASTPGGYQQLFDEVTKAMVTSNEAK from the coding sequence ATGGTAGGACTTATCTTCCTGATTGTCGTTCTGGTAATCATCATCGCGCTCATCATCGCCGGTATTTTCGTGGTGCCGCAGCAGCAGGCGTATGTCATCGAGCGTTTCGGCAAGTTCCTGAAGGTGCAATTGGCCGGTATTCATCTCAAGATTCCGTTCGTCGACCGCATCGCCACCAAGACCAACATGCGCGTCAACCAGCTGAACGTCAAACTCGAGACCAAGACGCTCGACAACGTCTTTGTCACCGTCGTCGCCTCCACGCAGTTCCGTGTCGATCCCAACAACGTGGCCACCGCATACTACGAGCTGCGCGATCCGGCCGGCCAGCTGCGCAGCTACGTCGAGGACGCGTTGCGTAGCGCCATCCCCGCGCTCTCGCTCGACGACGCGTTCGCCAAGAAGGACGACGTGGCCGCCGACGTGCAGAAGACGGTGGGCGGCGAGATGGCGAAGTTCGGTTTCACCGTCGTCAAGACGCTGATCACCGCCATCGACCCGAGCCCTGCGGTCAAGACCGCGATGGATTCCATCAACGCCGCCCAGCGCGAGAAGGAAGCCACCCGCCAGCGCGCCGATGCCCAGCGCATCCAGATCGAGACGCAGGCCACCGCCGACGCCGAAAAGACCCGTCTGCAGGGCGAGGGCCAGGCCAACTACCGCCGCGAGATCGCCAACGGCATCGTCGACCAGATCAAGAGCCTGCAGGCCGTGGGCATGAACATCGCCGACGTCAACAATGTGGTGCTCTTCAACCAGTACCTCGACGTGATGCGCTCGCTGAGCGAATCCGGCAATGCCAAGACGGTGGTGCTTCCTGCCTCCACACCCGGCGGCTACCAGCAGCTCTTCGACGAGGTCACCAAGGCCATGGTCACCTCCAACGAGGCGAAGTAG
- a CDS encoding CrcB family protein, whose translation MSAMIAISLVVGGACGSLVRLALGAMPPVDAAWPSMTMGINLSGAAFLGFVTAYMSRLGADIGTWKMTRLGLGTGLIGGYTTYSTFMLEVAKRVNGGHLGVAMSYLLGSIIFGLLCAMLGLKIGEVFGKRRVRINASQPVEFSDSAEPDRRPLMTVAFIIFFCFVLLALLSDWSHWREGGALVLLVVASLLGGLGAFARYGVDAWVNSHIRLPLPCGTIAVNLTASLAMGLVTGWCARNTGSSTVQYLLASGLLGGYSTFSTASVEGAKLILGGKPGWAFIHTAGMMAVSLGLLLLGMLV comes from the coding sequence ATGTCTGCCATGATCGCGATAAGCCTTGTTGTGGGAGGGGCCTGCGGTTCCTTGGTCCGCTTGGCTTTGGGCGCGATGCCGCCTGTCGATGCAGCCTGGCCTTCGATGACGATGGGCATCAATCTTTCCGGGGCTGCCTTCCTCGGATTTGTCACGGCGTATATGTCCCGTCTTGGTGCGGATATCGGAACATGGAAGATGACGAGACTTGGCCTCGGCACCGGCCTGATCGGCGGGTACACCACGTATAGCACGTTTATGCTTGAAGTCGCGAAGCGTGTCAATGGCGGACATTTGGGCGTTGCCATGTCGTATCTGCTGGGCAGCATAATCTTCGGTCTTTTGTGCGCGATGTTGGGGTTGAAGATCGGCGAAGTCTTTGGCAAACGCCGCGTCAGGATCAACGCATCGCAGCCTGTCGAATTCAGCGACTCGGCAGAACCCGATCGCCGCCCATTGATGACGGTCGCTTTCATCATCTTCTTCTGTTTTGTCCTTTTGGCGCTGTTGTCCGATTGGAGTCATTGGCGGGAAGGCGGCGCGCTGGTTCTGTTGGTTGTGGCCTCGCTGCTCGGCGGCCTGGGTGCTTTTGCGCGCTACGGCGTCGATGCGTGGGTCAACAGCCATATCCGTCTTCCCCTTCCCTGCGGCACGATTGCCGTCAACCTTACCGCGAGCCTCGCGATGGGCCTGGTGACCGGTTGGTGCGCGAGAAATACCGGATCGTCGACGGTGCAATATCTTCTTGCGTCGGGGCTCCTTGGAGGTTATTCGACGTTCAGCACCGCCAGCGTGGAAGGGGCGAAGCTGATACTCGGCGGCAAACCGGGTTGGGCTTTCATCCACACGGCCGGCATGATGGCCGTAAGCCTGGGGCTTCTGCTGCTTGGCATGCTGGTCTAG